Proteins found in one Methylophilaceae bacterium genomic segment:
- the alkB gene encoding DNA oxidative demethylase AlkB → MTTDLFSEQMESKVALADGAYWLRGFALAEANALCALLLAHFKTHPPQQMMTPMGYKMSVHTTSFGAFGWVATKQGYGYATKDLHSNQSWPAMPDLLLDLAKRAGEQAGYADFMPDSCLVNVYGIGDKMGLHQDKDEADFSHPIVSVSLGLPVTFQFGGLTRTTKTLKIPLIHGDVVVWGASSRLYYHGVLPLKAATHPLLGRRRINLTFRKAGKM, encoded by the coding sequence ATGACAACAGATTTATTTTCGGAACAAATGGAGTCGAAAGTTGCGCTTGCCGATGGTGCTTATTGGTTGCGTGGTTTTGCCTTGGCAGAAGCCAATGCCCTTTGTGCGCTACTGCTAGCGCATTTTAAAACACATCCACCGCAACAGATGATGACACCGATGGGTTACAAGATGTCGGTGCATACCACCAGTTTTGGCGCATTTGGTTGGGTTGCAACAAAGCAAGGTTATGGTTATGCAACTAAAGATTTGCATTCGAATCAGTCTTGGCCAGCAATGCCAGATTTGTTGCTAGATTTGGCGAAGCGCGCTGGTGAACAAGCAGGCTATGCTGATTTCATGCCTGATAGTTGCTTAGTGAATGTGTATGGCATTGGCGACAAAATGGGGTTGCACCAAGATAAAGATGAGGCTGATTTTAGTCATCCAATTGTGTCGGTTTCATTAGGGCTACCAGTAACATTTCAATTTGGTGGGCTAACACGAACGACAAAAACCTTGAAAATACCCCTTATTCATGGCGATGTCGTTGTTTGGGGAGCAAGTAGTCGACTATATTATCATGGGGTGCTGCCATTAAAAGCCGCTACTCATCCGTTATTAGGCCGCAGACGGATTAACTTAACTTTTCGTAAAGCAGGTAAAATGTGA
- a CDS encoding dienelactone hydrolase family protein produces the protein MLIQSEIVDLNTPTGIMRTYIHRPTHNKKVPAILFYSEIFHQTGPIERAAKMMAGQGYAVLVPEVFHELNPIGTVLGYDDAGRDKGNADKSAKDVQGYDTDNRAMIEFLNTQSWYDGYLGAMGFCIGGHLAFRAALQPEVKATACFYATDLHTNIIPNKPNQHSMDRLGDIKGELMMIWGKQDNHIPTAGRMMVYQKLTDANLSFSWHEFNGQHAFMRDEGERYDPQLAATGYQLATQMFCNTLK, from the coding sequence ATGTTAATACAATCAGAAATTGTCGATTTAAATACCCCAACTGGCATCATGCGAACCTATATCCATAGACCAACACATAATAAAAAAGTGCCAGCGATTTTGTTTTATTCAGAAATCTTTCATCAGACTGGTCCCATAGAGCGTGCTGCCAAAATGATGGCAGGTCAAGGATATGCCGTGCTTGTGCCTGAGGTATTTCATGAATTAAACCCGATTGGCACTGTTTTGGGTTATGACGATGCTGGTCGTGACAAAGGTAATGCTGATAAATCAGCCAAAGATGTACAGGGTTACGACACTGATAATCGTGCGATGATTGAATTTTTAAATACGCAAAGTTGGTATGACGGTTATTTGGGTGCAATGGGCTTTTGTATCGGTGGCCATTTGGCTTTTCGCGCCGCTCTGCAGCCAGAAGTAAAAGCAACAGCCTGCTTTTATGCGACTGATTTGCATACTAATATTATTCCAAACAAACCAAATCAACATAGCATGGATCGCTTAGGAGATATCAAAGGCGAACTGATGATGATTTGGGGCAAACAAGATAACCATATTCCTACAGCTGGACGTATGATGGTCTACCAAAAACTAACCGATGCTAACTTGTCCTTTTCATGGCATGAGTTTAATGGGCAGCATGCGTTTATGCGCGATGAAGGCGAACGTTATGACCCTCAATTAGCAGCAACAGGCTATCAGTTAGCCACACAAATGTTTTGTAACACACTAAAGTAG
- a CDS encoding trypsin-like peptidase domain-containing protein: MKIHHFIAFFLLIFIHGHLLAEPRNELSFKLKASVVKVHVGTKTGGYGVGTGVAISPDLIATNCHVLANSTGVSITKYGNTHTPVALKADWKHDLCILRFQYADLTPVELGDSEHLQYEQDVFSIGFPGGPPKPQYTEGKIKAIYPFDDSHIIRTDASFVMGASGSPIFDVDGKLLAISTFKSPGKHAYYYNIPVKWIKTLLKQPDITSMETDILPFWDAPEAQRPFFMRVVQPFKNEKWDEVHDIAQLWLQSEPTSAEALYYAGIAEEKMHHLTKAKQYFEQALVIHPKHPAAMIGLACTEEVTLACNDHF; encoded by the coding sequence ATGAAGATACATCACTTTATTGCCTTTTTCTTATTGATTTTTATACATGGCCACCTGCTTGCCGAACCACGCAATGAGTTGAGTTTTAAACTCAAAGCATCTGTTGTGAAAGTGCATGTTGGCACTAAAACAGGGGGATATGGAGTTGGCACTGGTGTTGCGATTAGCCCAGACTTAATCGCCACCAATTGCCATGTATTGGCCAATAGCACTGGTGTTAGCATCACTAAATATGGCAATACGCACACGCCCGTTGCGCTTAAAGCTGACTGGAAGCATGATTTGTGCATTTTACGTTTTCAATATGCCGATTTGACACCGGTTGAACTTGGTGACTCTGAACACTTACAATATGAACAGGATGTTTTTTCTATTGGCTTTCCAGGCGGGCCACCAAAACCACAATATACCGAAGGCAAAATTAAGGCAATTTATCCATTTGATGATAGTCACATCATTCGTACCGACGCCTCTTTTGTGATGGGCGCAAGTGGCAGCCCGATATTTGATGTCGATGGTAAGCTACTTGCCATTAGCACATTTAAAAGTCCTGGCAAGCACGCTTATTATTACAATATTCCTGTTAAATGGATAAAGACATTATTAAAACAGCCTGATATCACCTCAATGGAAACAGATATCTTGCCATTTTGGGATGCACCAGAAGCGCAACGCCCTTTCTTTATGCGGGTTGTACAGCCTTTTAAAAACGAAAAATGGGATGAAGTGCACGACATTGCCCAACTTTGGTTGCAAAGCGAGCCTACTTCAGCAGAAGCTTTATACTACGCAGGCATTGCAGAAGAAAAAATGCATCACCTAACAAAAGCCAAACAATACTTCGAGCAGGCGTTAGTAATACATCCAAAACATCCGGCAGCGATGATTGGCTTAGCATGCACTGAAGAGGTCACATTGGCCTGTAACGACCATTTTTAA
- a CDS encoding threonylcarbamoyl-AMP synthase, which yields MQVNLAEAVALLKRGHVVAMPTETVYGLAADARNEDALREIYRIKQRPADNPLIVHIGSSDQVLDWAETFPPLAQQLANAFWPGPLTLVLPAKSTVSMIVRAGEPTVALRVPAHPIAQALLQQTGLGLAAPSANKYTQLSPTTAKHVADGLGEHIPLLDGGACLVGIESTIVAVDGNQWQLLRLGMITEMDIVSVAGVKATPKPILPKAPGQHLLHYSPQTPIELFISRAALMQAALLEKHCAALLLGEGEIPNAKTFNVPNNPIEMAEKLYDVLHQMDALKVAKLLIESPPISPEWLAIHDRLSRASHKTQ from the coding sequence ATGCAAGTTAATTTGGCTGAGGCCGTTGCTTTACTCAAGCGTGGCCATGTGGTGGCAATGCCGACCGAGACCGTTTATGGCCTCGCTGCTGATGCGCGTAACGAAGACGCCTTACGTGAGATTTATCGGATTAAACAGCGCCCTGCCGATAACCCTTTAATTGTGCATATTGGTTCAAGTGATCAAGTGCTTGATTGGGCAGAAACGTTCCCTCCATTGGCGCAACAGTTGGCCAATGCATTTTGGCCTGGGCCACTGACGTTGGTATTACCAGCAAAATCAACGGTTTCTATGATTGTACGTGCTGGCGAGCCAACCGTTGCTTTGCGTGTGCCTGCGCATCCAATTGCACAAGCGCTTTTACAACAAACGGGTTTAGGTTTAGCCGCCCCGTCAGCCAATAAATACACGCAATTAAGCCCAACAACAGCCAAGCATGTGGCGGATGGCTTAGGTGAGCATATCCCCTTGCTAGATGGCGGTGCTTGTTTAGTGGGTATCGAGTCTACTATCGTTGCAGTAGATGGTAATCAGTGGCAATTATTACGTTTAGGGATGATTACCGAAATGGACATAGTATCTGTCGCCGGCGTAAAAGCGACACCAAAGCCTATATTGCCGAAGGCGCCGGGACAGCATTTGTTACACTATTCGCCACAAACGCCAATAGAATTGTTTATTTCTAGAGCAGCGTTAATGCAAGCGGCTCTTCTTGAAAAGCATTGTGCCGCACTGCTATTGGGCGAAGGTGAAATCCCCAATGCCAAAACCTTTAATGTGCCGAATAACCCTATTGAAATGGCAGAAAAGTTATATGACGTTTTGCATCAAATGGATGCCTTAAAAGTAGCGAAGTTATTGATAGAAAGCCCACCAATATCGCCAGAATGGTTGGCGATTCACGATCGTTTAAGTCGTGCTTCACATAAAACGCAGTAA